A stretch of the Sulfolobus acidocaldarius SUSAZ genome encodes the following:
- a CDS encoding acyl-CoA dehydrogenase yields the protein MVLPFNTLEIYNVKVSESHELFRKAVREFMERDVAPIVDKGEKEGKVPENVLEKAKELGLFGISVPQEYGGQSGDILMSTIAVEEMSRIWTSFAARVTIGNLFMTPILLFGSEEQRKKYVTPVAKGDKAAAFANTEPQAGSDVAGIQSTAKKVNGKYILNARKIFITNGGIADYYIVTARTSPPEPNARWKGISMFIVEREWKGVKVLNRIETMGLKASNTAELAFEDVEVPAENLVGEEGMGFKYAMSTFDASRVGVAGQALGVAQAALEKMTNYSVQRSAFGSPLLGFQMVQEKIAETLTEVNAARLLTYWAASLIDQRKVDEGIVAASMAKYFATEVAERAAIRAITVHGGYGVATSTGVERLLRDVEIMKIYEGANDIQKLVILKETARRLLKVL from the coding sequence ATGGTTTTACCATTTAACACACTGGAAATATACAACGTAAAGGTTTCAGAGAGTCATGAACTCTTCAGAAAAGCAGTGAGAGAGTTCATGGAACGAGATGTGGCACCAATTGTAGACAAAGGTGAAAAGGAAGGAAAAGTTCCTGAAAATGTTTTGGAGAAAGCTAAGGAATTAGGACTATTTGGAATAAGCGTTCCTCAAGAATACGGAGGTCAAAGTGGAGACATTTTAATGAGCACAATAGCCGTAGAGGAAATGTCGAGAATCTGGACTTCCTTTGCAGCGAGAGTGACAATAGGGAACCTATTTATGACTCCAATATTGCTATTTGGTAGTGAGGAGCAGAGGAAGAAGTATGTTACACCTGTTGCCAAGGGAGATAAGGCTGCTGCGTTTGCAAATACTGAACCACAGGCAGGAAGTGACGTTGCAGGAATACAATCAACTGCCAAGAAAGTGAACGGAAAGTACATTCTAAACGCCAGGAAGATATTTATCACTAATGGTGGTATTGCTGATTATTATATTGTCACTGCAAGGACTTCACCACCAGAACCAAATGCAAGGTGGAAAGGAATATCAATGTTCATAGTGGAGAGGGAATGGAAAGGAGTAAAAGTATTAAACAGAATAGAGACAATGGGGCTAAAAGCCTCAAATACTGCTGAGCTGGCATTTGAGGATGTGGAAGTTCCTGCGGAGAACTTGGTAGGAGAGGAGGGTATGGGGTTCAAATACGCAATGTCTACATTTGATGCTTCTAGAGTTGGTGTTGCTGGACAAGCCCTAGGTGTTGCTCAAGCTGCATTAGAGAAGATGACAAACTACTCAGTGCAAAGGAGTGCTTTCGGCTCACCACTTCTAGGATTCCAGATGGTCCAGGAGAAAATAGCAGAAACACTAACAGAAGTAAACGCAGCAAGGCTATTAACCTACTGGGCTGCCTCACTCATAGACCAACGTAAGGTAGATGAAGGAATCGTCGCAGCATCAATGGCTAAATATTTTGCCACAGAGGTTGCTGAGAGGGCTGCCATAAGGGCTATAACTGTTCACGGCGGTTATGGTGTAGCCACTTCAACCGGTGTCGAGAGGTTGCTAAGAGATGTTGAAATAATGAAAATCTACGAAGGGGCAAACGATATACAAAAACTGGTTATATTAAAGGAAACTGCTAGAAGACTTCTTAAGGTGCTCTGA
- a CDS encoding 3-hydroxyacyl-CoA dehydrogenase translates to MSVKVVVIGSGEMGHGIAEVMAIYKNQVTLVDIKDEILDKAISKIRESLDRLKKRGSIEEEPEDVLKRIAKSINLEETVKDADLVIEAVPEIVDLKQNIFKRLDQSTKPDAILATNTSNIRISEISKYVSKKDRVVGMHFFNPPVLMQLVEIIKGPDTSPEVVQKLYEITKQIGKTPVIVNKDTPGFIVNRINAAESLFICLVLQKGINYEEVDAYFRSLGLPMGPYELMDYVGLDIVAHSLEYFAKEISPEYGKCTKIKEMVNNGLLGRKSGRGFYDWTKGRPQINAKQNPIIDVNDLLAIDINEASKLLEDNVATPNDIETAVKLGMNRPFGPITVAKSADLNDIKIRLERISSEYGITIFQPTDSIKTGKLKELLEGEKKEEKKEFETLVVSKEGKVAIVKLNRPKLNLINYTLLDELDRLLTELWNDKSINVILITGEGQNFSGGAELSAPITDQVQFLELVRKGERTFKRLTEIPKIVIAFVKGYALGGGFELSSYCDLRLATENAVFGFPETGLGLVPAWGGTQRLPKLIGISRAMYLILTAQRITAKEALEYGIVNKIVKDENEALEFAKDLSERIAPISAMLAKRLINRGSEVPIDVGLEMESIAGGLLFTTEDLKEGIVAFFSRRKPEFKGK, encoded by the coding sequence ATAAGTGTGAAGGTAGTGGTAATAGGTTCTGGCGAGATGGGACATGGAATAGCTGAAGTAATGGCGATATACAAGAACCAGGTTACCCTAGTGGATATAAAAGACGAGATACTAGATAAGGCGATCTCTAAGATAAGGGAGAGCTTAGATAGATTAAAGAAGAGGGGCTCAATTGAAGAGGAGCCCGAGGACGTATTAAAGAGGATAGCAAAGTCAATAAACCTTGAGGAAACAGTTAAAGATGCTGATCTTGTAATAGAGGCAGTTCCTGAAATAGTTGACTTAAAACAGAACATTTTCAAGAGACTAGATCAATCCACAAAGCCAGATGCTATCCTTGCCACTAACACCTCAAACATAAGGATAAGTGAAATATCTAAGTATGTTAGTAAGAAGGATAGAGTTGTTGGAATGCACTTCTTCAACCCACCAGTCCTCATGCAGTTGGTGGAAATAATAAAAGGACCAGATACTAGTCCAGAAGTAGTTCAGAAACTCTATGAAATAACTAAACAGATCGGTAAAACACCAGTGATCGTGAATAAGGATACTCCTGGATTTATAGTGAACAGGATCAATGCCGCTGAAAGTCTATTCATTTGCCTTGTTTTACAAAAGGGTATTAATTATGAGGAAGTAGACGCTTACTTTAGATCTCTAGGTCTACCCATGGGACCTTATGAGCTAATGGATTATGTTGGATTAGACATAGTAGCCCATAGCCTAGAATACTTTGCAAAAGAAATATCCCCTGAATATGGAAAATGTACGAAGATCAAGGAGATGGTCAATAATGGTCTATTGGGTAGGAAAAGTGGAAGAGGATTTTACGACTGGACTAAGGGAAGACCTCAGATTAATGCTAAGCAAAATCCCATAATTGATGTAAATGACTTACTCGCAATAGATATAAATGAAGCCTCAAAATTACTTGAAGATAACGTTGCCACACCTAATGATATTGAAACAGCAGTAAAGTTAGGTATGAACAGACCCTTCGGTCCAATAACTGTGGCGAAAAGTGCAGATCTCAACGACATAAAAATTAGACTTGAAAGGATATCAAGTGAATACGGGATTACAATTTTCCAGCCAACTGACTCCATAAAGACAGGTAAACTTAAGGAATTACTTGAGGGCGAGAAAAAAGAGGAGAAAAAGGAGTTTGAGACACTTGTTGTGAGCAAGGAAGGAAAGGTTGCAATAGTTAAGCTTAACAGACCTAAGCTGAATTTAATAAATTACACGCTATTGGACGAGCTGGATAGATTGCTCACAGAACTGTGGAATGATAAATCAATTAATGTGATCTTGATTACTGGAGAAGGACAAAACTTCTCAGGTGGAGCTGAACTTTCTGCTCCTATCACAGATCAAGTGCAATTCCTAGAGCTAGTGAGGAAAGGAGAGAGGACTTTCAAGAGGTTAACTGAGATTCCTAAGATCGTTATTGCATTTGTTAAGGGTTATGCTCTAGGAGGGGGCTTTGAGCTGTCTTCCTATTGTGATTTAAGACTAGCAACTGAAAATGCTGTGTTCGGTTTCCCTGAAACTGGTTTAGGTTTAGTTCCAGCGTGGGGAGGCACCCAAAGACTACCTAAATTGATTGGAATTTCTAGAGCCATGTACCTAATATTAACTGCTCAGAGAATAACTGCAAAGGAAGCACTAGAGTATGGTATAGTCAATAAGATAGTCAAGGACGAAAATGAAGCATTGGAGTTTGCAAAGGACTTATCGGAGAGAATAGCACCCATATCTGCAATGTTAGCTAAGAGGTTAATTAATAGAGGTAGTGAAGTACCTATTGACGTAGGTTTAGAGATGGAGTCTATAGCCGGTGGACTTTTATTTACAACAGAGGATCTAAAGGAGGGAATTGTAGCCTTCTTCTCAAGGAGAAAGCCAGAATTTAAAGGTAAGTAA
- a CDS encoding Fis family transcriptional regulator, which yields MSQTQEYLFPSKEWADEWCKLLNGSKEYYEASKTTPWDSVVLVSTNVPEKVRTTLIEMYKKGEAKADSVDFNSTAGAIKLNIKEGRCLGTEFHTDMSKVMGSLILEAPYDTWLKIIQGKLDVTVALLGGSIKIKKGSLTELARYTNAAVIMSNMSRKIKSKILA from the coding sequence ATGTCTCAAACACAAGAGTATCTATTTCCAAGTAAGGAATGGGCAGATGAGTGGTGTAAGCTACTTAACGGAAGCAAAGAGTACTACGAAGCATCTAAGACTACTCCATGGGACTCTGTAGTTCTAGTATCAACAAATGTACCTGAAAAAGTAAGAACAACGCTAATAGAGATGTATAAGAAGGGAGAAGCTAAAGCTGATTCAGTAGATTTTAACTCAACTGCTGGTGCAATAAAACTAAACATTAAAGAAGGTAGATGTTTAGGTACAGAATTTCATACGGACATGTCAAAGGTTATGGGTTCATTAATATTAGAGGCTCCCTATGACACTTGGTTAAAGATCATCCAAGGTAAATTAGATGTTACTGTGGCTTTACTGGGCGGTTCAATAAAGATAAAGAAGGGTAGTTTAACAGAATTAGCTAGATACACTAATGCTGCAGTAATAATGTCAAACATGAGTAGGAAAATAAAGTCCAAGATATTAGCTTAA
- a CDS encoding alcohol dehydrogenase, whose protein sequence is MKAVIFKGANAPLQLADIPKPSPGEGEILIRVASTGVCHSDIHHMKGELLGFMPPEGFILGHEISGWVEDFGPNVTNPYGLQKGDPVIVSWIVPCGKCRYCASGKENYCNNVMMKMPGIIGINGGHAEYTSVPEIAVIPAREIKDMIASSPVSCAYGTAYGALKTAGASAGQSIVVVGTGGVGSAAIQLASVMGLYPIIAVDVVDSKLAKVKELGATHTVNPNKEDPVGKITEILPEGADIVYETKPNPDLQIAFNVVNKSGTMVVTGLGNATSSTINLMTNLFVGRGLRLVGSLGYRPRIDLPELVRMVASGKLDVKKLVTHVYRPDEINTAYENLEKGLHLRAIIDWTKL, encoded by the coding sequence ATGAAAGCCGTAATATTTAAAGGAGCAAATGCACCACTTCAATTAGCGGATATCCCTAAACCATCTCCAGGTGAAGGAGAGATACTAATTAGGGTAGCATCTACTGGTGTCTGCCATTCTGATATACACCACATGAAGGGTGAGCTACTTGGATTTATGCCACCTGAAGGATTTATTCTTGGACACGAAATTTCAGGATGGGTGGAAGATTTTGGACCGAATGTCACAAACCCATATGGACTGCAGAAAGGAGACCCTGTAATAGTATCATGGATTGTGCCCTGCGGAAAGTGTAGATATTGTGCGTCTGGTAAGGAAAACTATTGTAACAACGTAATGATGAAGATGCCGGGTATAATTGGAATAAACGGAGGTCATGCCGAATACACTTCAGTCCCTGAAATAGCTGTAATACCGGCAAGAGAAATAAAAGATATGATCGCCTCTTCACCTGTTTCGTGTGCATATGGTACAGCCTATGGAGCACTTAAGACTGCTGGTGCGTCTGCAGGTCAAAGTATAGTTGTGGTAGGTACTGGTGGTGTAGGTTCAGCAGCGATTCAGTTGGCAAGTGTAATGGGGCTTTATCCCATAATTGCAGTGGATGTAGTAGACAGTAAATTGGCTAAAGTGAAAGAACTGGGAGCCACTCACACAGTTAATCCTAACAAGGAAGACCCTGTGGGCAAGATAACTGAGATATTACCAGAAGGAGCGGATATAGTTTATGAGACTAAACCCAATCCAGATTTACAAATAGCCTTTAACGTTGTGAACAAGTCAGGTACAATGGTTGTCACTGGACTAGGGAATGCCACATCGAGTACAATTAACTTAATGACTAACCTCTTTGTGGGAAGGGGGCTTAGACTTGTGGGAAGTTTAGGTTATAGACCCAGGATTGACTTGCCAGAGTTAGTGAGGATGGTAGCATCAGGTAAGCTTGACGTTAAAAAACTTGTGACTCACGTTTATAGACCAGATGAGATAAACACTGCATATGAAAATCTTGAGAAGGGACTACACTTAAGAGCAATAATTGACTGGACTAAGCTGTAA